CGGAGCCCTGCTTGCCGACGGACGCGAACCTGACGAATTACTTGAGATCTTCCTGAAGAAGAGGCTGGTGTCATACCTGAAGATCAATTTTGGCAGAATTGGCCTCCTGAGAATGAGCGGACTTAGATCAGACCTGGAAAAACACCTGAAGGCAAGGACTTTTGAGGAGTTAAAGATCCCGTTCATTGCAGCCTGCACAAACCTCAATTCCGGACAGATCGTTTATTTCAGCAAAGGTGACCTGATTGACAAAGTGCTGGCTTCAGCCAGTATACCCGGCATTTTTGCCCCGGTCGAGATAAATGGACAGCTCTATTCAGACGGGGGTATACTCGACAACCTTCCGGTGAGGCCGTTAAAAGAAAAATGCAACATGATAATCGGCGTTCATGTCAATTATACCGGTCCGCAGGACAAGATCGAAGGCGCAATGTCAATAGTAGAACGGTCGTACCACCTGAGTATCGGCGCCAGGATAGCCGAAACAGCAAATGACTGTGATATGTTTATTGAGCCTGAAGAGCTTCAGGATTTCAGACTGATGGACATGTCAAAAGGACGAGAGATGTTCGAAATAGGGTACCGGCATACAAAAAAGCTGCTTGACGAATGATTTTCGCAGAAACCAGTTATAAACCCAAATAATACTGTTATGGCAAAGAAATACAAAACCGGCCTGGCACTCAGTGGCGGGGCGGCTAGGGGACTTGCACATCTGGGGGTTGTTAAGGCCCTTTATGAAAAAGGGATAAAACCCGATGTTATATCAGGCACCAGTGCCGGCTCCATTGCAGGTGCCTTCCTGGCCGACGGACACGATCCGGAGAAGATGCTCGACATTTTTCTTGAGAAGAAAATCTACCAGTTTCTGGGCATGACGTTCGGGAAGCTTGGGTTGCTGAAGATATCGGGGTTAAGAGATGTTCTTAAAAAACATATTAAGGCGAAAAAATTTGAAGACCTGGAGATACCCCTCTATGTGGCATGCACCAACATGAATTCGGGCGAGGTTGAATATTTCAGCGAAGGCGACCTTATTGAGAGGATTGTTGCCTCGTCAAGCATACCGGTGCTGTTCACCCCTGTTACCATGGACGGGTCGCTCTATGCTGACGGTGGAATACTCGATAACCTGCCGGTGACACCAATCAGGAAAAAGTGCAAAAAGCTCATAGGCGTTCATGTAAATTATACGGGACCCGAAAAGGAGATCGACAGTATGATAAAAATAGCCGAGCGCTCTTTCCACCTAAGTACCGGTGCGAGGATCAAAGAGGTGGCAGAGGAGTGCGACCTGTTCATTGAGCCTGAGGAGCTGAAGAAATACGGACTTCTTGATATAGACAAGGGGAAGAAGATGTTCGAGATAGGGTATAAGGAGGCAAAGAAAAAGCTTGAGGAGAGCAAGGTTTTTAAATAATGGCATCCGGCAGCTTATGAAGAGCCCGGATCACAATACACCCGCGAATAATTCCGTTGCCCGGCCCTGCAATGTGCCGGGGCCCGTTCCGGATAATGCGGGGATGCACGCTGCATTGTTTTGGCGCCGGGTTTAATAATCCCGGCATTCGCTCTGCAATGTGCCCCGAAACTGTTAATTTTGCTGCAACAAAAATATCACGATGAGCAGGTACCAGGAAAACCAACTCTATATTCATAACACCCTCACAAGGAAAAAGGAGCTTTTCGAGGCACTCAGTCCGCCGCATGTCGGACTCTATGTCTGCGGCCCCACCGTTTACGGCGATCCGCACCTGGGCCATGCACGCCCGGCGGTGACCTTCGACCTGCTCTTCCGCTACCTGAAGCTTCTCGGATACAAGGTAAGGTATGTACGCAACATTACCGATGTGGGACACCTCGAGAGCGATGCCGACGAGGGGGAGGACAAGATCCTGAAAAAGGCGCGGCTCGAGCAGCTGGAGCCCATGGAGGTGGTGCAGCACTACACCAATCGTTACCACGAGTCAATGAACATGCTTAATGTGCTGCCGCCCTCTATTGAGCCCAGGGCGAGCGGACATATCATAGAGCAGCAGGTGATGGCCGGGACAATACTCAGGAAAGGGTATGCCTATGAGGTTAACGGCTCATTGTATTTCGACGTGCTGAAATATAATGAGGAGCACCACTACGGCAAACTGTCTGGAAGAGTGCTTGACGACCTTATCAGTAACGCGCGTCAGCTCGGCACACAGGATGAAAAGCGCAACAGCGCCGATTTCGCCCTTTGGAAGAAGGCCGGCCCCACCCATATCATGCGCTGGCCCTCAGAATGGGGCGAAGGTTTTCCCGGTTGGCACCTTGAGTGCTCGGCCATGAGCAAAAAATATCTTGGCGACCGGTTTGACATTCACGGAGGAGGCATGGACCTGCTGTTCCC
This DNA window, taken from Marinilabiliales bacterium, encodes the following:
- a CDS encoding patatin → MLTLKFLKFIKKGKPCKTGLALSGGAARGFAHLGAVKALYEKDIRPDCIAGTSIGAIAGALLADGREPDELLEIFLKKRLVSYLKINFGRIGLLRMSGLRSDLEKHLKARTFEELKIPFIAACTNLNSGQIVYFSKGDLIDKVLASASIPGIFAPVEINGQLYSDGGILDNLPVRPLKEKCNMIIGVHVNYTGPQDKIEGAMSIVERSYHLSIGARIAETANDCDMFIEPEELQDFRLMDMSKGREMFEIGYRHTKKLLDE
- a CDS encoding cysteine--tRNA ligase translates to MSRYQENQLYIHNTLTRKKELFEALSPPHVGLYVCGPTVYGDPHLGHARPAVTFDLLFRYLKLLGYKVRYVRNITDVGHLESDADEGEDKILKKARLEQLEPMEVVQHYTNRYHESMNMLNVLPPSIEPRASGHIIEQQVMAGTILRKGYAYEVNGSLYFDVLKYNEEHHYGKLSGRVLDDLISNARQLGTQDEKRNSADFALWKKAGPTHIMRWPSEWGEGFPGWHLECSAMSKKYLGDRFDIHGGGMDLLFPHHECEIAQSVAATGSDAVQYWMHNNMVTINGQKMGKSLGNFITLEELFTGSHELLEKAYSPMTIRFFMLQAHYGSTLDFSNDALSAAERGLARLMAAVSVLDRLKPGEGGDFDVDAFEQNAFAAMNDDLGSPVLTAHLFDAARFINSAYTGGGSLAAGELEKLRDLFRMFVFDVLGLVEEKKEMGELAARLVDLLLNIRMEVKKKKDFELSDRIRDELNSFGITVKDKKDGFEWLFDQ